One Polyangia bacterium genomic window carries:
- a CDS encoding cupin domain-containing protein — protein MSELQFLLDPVGRETFFREYWDRRPLHIPGPPDKFNAIYDVATWRDFEGVDDLKAVSLDGQGIQIEMPALPEQAGTLFMAGFTICASVTNAPRLAPFIQAFRRELDVPGGPAFAKLYASGDGRGFAVHADKHHVFVLQVSGKKQWRFSRAPVVAAPGEGLFIGASGQPHWTGIGTHQSALRDDGTPVPPPDVSQFDSALLEPGHLLYLPPGTWHVARAVGHSIAVSISPDRTTVMDLFIRAIQDQFANRADWRQDILAPLGEEAPAGAIPPSVASKLDGLLADLRASLANMDGRLLHRLWMRNVVASKLTGLPPPAPPAAPDEDTIRRSDEFARVGEQPLSFIVAPMKDGGEVRCFFYRGAEWSLPAAARPFLTELARHAQFRAEEALAWDRTMRFDDLRAVLAVLVAAGVLARRPR, from the coding sequence ATGTCCGAGCTGCAGTTCTTGCTGGACCCGGTCGGTCGCGAGACATTTTTCCGCGAATACTGGGACCGCCGGCCGCTGCACATTCCCGGGCCGCCCGACAAATTCAATGCCATCTACGACGTGGCCACCTGGCGCGATTTCGAAGGCGTCGATGATCTGAAGGCGGTCAGCCTGGACGGCCAGGGCATCCAGATCGAGATGCCCGCGCTGCCCGAACAGGCGGGTACATTGTTCATGGCCGGGTTCACCATCTGCGCCTCGGTGACCAACGCGCCTCGGTTGGCCCCCTTCATTCAGGCCTTCCGCCGCGAGCTGGACGTTCCCGGCGGGCCGGCCTTCGCCAAGCTGTATGCTTCCGGCGACGGTCGCGGGTTCGCCGTGCACGCGGACAAGCACCACGTCTTCGTGTTGCAGGTGTCGGGGAAGAAGCAATGGCGGTTCTCGCGCGCCCCGGTGGTGGCGGCGCCAGGCGAAGGCCTGTTCATCGGCGCGTCCGGCCAGCCGCACTGGACCGGCATCGGCACGCACCAGAGCGCCCTGCGCGACGACGGAACGCCGGTGCCGCCGCCGGATGTGTCGCAATTTGATTCGGCGCTGCTCGAGCCAGGGCATCTCCTTTATCTGCCACCCGGCACATGGCATGTCGCCCGCGCCGTCGGACATTCCATCGCCGTCAGCATCAGCCCCGACCGCACGACGGTGATGGATCTGTTTATCCGCGCCATTCAGGATCAATTCGCCAACCGCGCCGATTGGCGGCAAGACATTCTGGCGCCGCTCGGCGAAGAGGCGCCGGCCGGCGCGATCCCGCCGTCGGTGGCGAGCAAGCTGGACGGCTTGCTCGCCGATCTGCGCGCGTCGCTGGCCAACATGGACGGACGGCTCTTGCACCGGCTGTGGATGCGTAACGTCGTTGCCAGCAAGCTCACCGGTTTGCCGCCGCCCGCGCCGCCCGCCGCGCCCGACGAAGACACCATCCGGCGCTCCGACGAGTTCGCCCGGGTCGGCGAGCAGCCGCTGTCTTTCATCGTGGCGCCGATGAAAGACGGCGGTGAAGTCCGCTGCTTTTTTTATCGCGGCGCCGAGTGGAGTCTGCCCGCGGCCGCCCGCCCGTTCCTGACCGAGCTGGCCCGCCACGCCCAATTTCGCGCCGAGGAGGCCCTGGCCTGGGATCGCACCATGCGCTTTGACGATCTGCGTGCCGTCCTGGCCGTGCTGGTCGCTGCTGGCGTTCTTGCCCGTCGCCCACGTTGA
- a CDS encoding TAXI family TRAP transporter solute-binding subunit — protein sequence MRDASDKNPTNAGARLRALSWRDILTVGLPAALVIGAAFAFAGKLMQSAPPGHIRMISGSTGSSFRNLAEKYKKIIEGHGVKVEVVPSEGALDNLQRLADRQSSIDVGFVQGGLTDGLDISRLVSLGTVFTQPLMVYYRLPQPIDRLSELRGKRVAIGTEGSGTHALALKLLKANDMDDKAATLIAEHGEDAARSLATGKLDAAFLMGDSATPEVMRGLRQASGVRLMSFRQAAGYVRRLKFLSRMTLPEGALELGKDYPSEDVSLIGPAVELVAHRDLHPAISDMLIAAAREIHSGPGMYRAAGEYPAPLEHDFPISNDAERYYKSGGQFLYKRLPFWLASLIDRVLVLVLPLLVIVVPATRAVPSLYRWRVRSRIYRWYGALMAIERDMHQARSDDDRAAIAKRLDDIEEAVNDLKTPLSFADQLYVLRDHVGTVRRRLTPQH from the coding sequence ATGCGCGACGCTTCCGACAAAAACCCGACCAACGCCGGGGCGCGCCTGCGCGCCCTCTCATGGCGCGACATCCTGACCGTCGGCCTGCCGGCGGCCCTGGTCATCGGCGCGGCCTTCGCCTTCGCCGGCAAGCTGATGCAGTCGGCGCCGCCCGGGCACATCCGCATGATCAGCGGCTCGACCGGCAGCAGCTTTCGCAACCTGGCCGAGAAGTACAAAAAAATCATCGAGGGTCATGGCGTCAAGGTGGAGGTCGTCCCGTCGGAAGGCGCGCTGGACAACTTGCAGCGTCTGGCCGATCGCCAGTCATCGATCGACGTCGGCTTCGTGCAGGGCGGCCTCACTGACGGCCTGGACATCAGCCGCCTGGTGTCCCTGGGGACGGTGTTCACGCAGCCGTTGATGGTTTACTACCGGCTGCCGCAACCGATCGATCGGCTGAGCGAGCTGCGTGGCAAGCGCGTCGCCATCGGCACCGAAGGCAGCGGCACGCACGCCCTGGCGTTGAAGCTGCTGAAGGCCAACGACATGGATGACAAGGCGGCCACGTTGATCGCCGAGCACGGCGAGGACGCCGCCCGCTCCCTGGCAACAGGAAAGCTGGACGCCGCGTTTCTGATGGGCGATTCAGCGACGCCCGAGGTGATGCGCGGCCTGCGCCAAGCATCCGGTGTGCGGTTGATGAGTTTTCGCCAGGCCGCCGGTTACGTGCGGCGCTTGAAGTTCCTCTCGCGCATGACGCTGCCCGAAGGGGCGCTGGAGCTGGGCAAGGATTATCCGTCGGAAGACGTGTCGCTGATCGGCCCGGCGGTCGAGCTGGTGGCGCACCGGGATCTGCACCCGGCCATCTCCGACATGCTGATCGCGGCGGCGCGCGAGATCCACAGTGGGCCCGGGATGTACCGCGCTGCTGGCGAGTATCCCGCTCCGCTGGAACATGACTTTCCCATCAGCAACGACGCCGAACGTTATTACAAATCGGGCGGCCAGTTCCTGTACAAACGTCTGCCCTTCTGGCTGGCCAGCCTGATCGATCGCGTGCTGGTGCTGGTGCTGCCGCTGCTGGTGATCGTCGTGCCGGCCACGCGCGCCGTGCCGTCACTTTACCGGTGGCGGGTGCGGTCGCGCATCTACCGTTGGTACGGTGCCTTGATGGCCATCGAACGCGACATGCACCAGGCGCGCAGCGATGACGACCGCGCCGCCATCGCCAAGCGACTGGATGACATCGAAGAGGCGGTCAACGACTTGAAGACGCCGCTGTCTTTCGCGGATCAACTGTACGTGCTGCGCGACCACGTCGGCACCGTTCGTCGGCGATTGACCCCTCAACACTGA
- a CDS encoding LamG domain-containing protein produces MFAPLLILGCQSPETFGGFDALTGGGTDAGTGGGTGGDSITDAPFDPDLPGAIGTGGSIAPDDAGSGGSPVLDADDTDQAAPDVGPADGGGEDLQKPDLAKDVAGDPDKDTGADAGQLVEPNLVGYWKFDEAQGTTLHDSSNTGNDATIHNTPGWVSGSANLPPVQFADSAAIVFNANAYAVAGNTSIPKNNASQTIAAWVNFKSVNTQQYLVCLWNPSLSQAIALGILNNQLTAWKWGTTPLVSVAPPSVNVWHHVAYTFDGTTHKLYVDGGTPATGTGTPNTAAVTRTEIAAYNAGAPFNGTVDELRIYDVALTAAQVAALAAGKASATGP; encoded by the coding sequence ATGTTTGCGCCGTTGTTGATTCTCGGCTGCCAGTCACCCGAAACCTTCGGCGGATTCGACGCCCTGACTGGCGGCGGAACCGACGCCGGAACCGGCGGTGGAACGGGTGGCGATTCGATCACCGATGCGCCTTTCGATCCGGACCTTCCCGGCGCGATCGGCACTGGTGGTTCAATCGCGCCGGACGACGCGGGAAGCGGCGGTTCGCCCGTGCTCGATGCCGACGACACTGATCAGGCGGCGCCCGACGTGGGCCCTGCCGACGGCGGCGGGGAGGATCTGCAGAAACCCGACCTGGCCAAGGATGTCGCGGGCGATCCAGACAAAGACACCGGCGCCGATGCCGGGCAGCTGGTCGAGCCGAACCTGGTCGGCTACTGGAAATTCGACGAGGCCCAGGGCACGACCCTGCACGACAGCTCGAACACCGGCAACGACGCAACCATTCACAATACCCCCGGATGGGTCAGCGGCAGCGCCAATCTGCCGCCGGTGCAGTTCGCCGATTCGGCCGCCATCGTCTTCAACGCGAATGCGTACGCCGTCGCCGGCAACACGTCCATCCCGAAGAACAACGCCAGCCAGACCATCGCCGCCTGGGTCAACTTCAAGTCGGTCAACACGCAACAGTATCTGGTCTGCCTGTGGAACCCGTCATTGTCACAGGCCATCGCGCTGGGCATTCTCAACAATCAATTGACCGCGTGGAAATGGGGAACGACGCCCTTGGTTTCCGTTGCGCCGCCGTCGGTGAATGTCTGGCACCACGTCGCATATACGTTCGATGGGACCACTCACAAGCTTTACGTTGACGGCGGCACGCCGGCGACCGGCACCGGTACGCCGAACACCGCCGCCGTCACCCGCACAGAAATCGCCGCCTACAACGCCGGCGCCCCTTTTAACGGCACGGTGGACGAGCTGCGCATCTACGACGTGGCCTTGACCGCCGCGCAGGTGGCGGCACTGGCGGCGGGCAAAGCCTCCGCCACCGGTCCCTGA
- a CDS encoding UBP-type zinc finger domain-containing protein, producing MSDDDSDGGSDQASCPHLATINPKTHAHTRGCEECLASGDTWVHLRLCMHCGHVGCCDDSKNRHATKHYRATHHPIMRSLEPGETWGWCFVDEVGFDPLLE from the coding sequence ATGAGCGACGACGACAGCGACGGTGGCAGCGACCAGGCTTCGTGCCCGCATCTGGCGACGATCAATCCCAAGACTCACGCACACACCCGCGGCTGCGAAGAATGCTTGGCCAGCGGCGATACGTGGGTTCACTTGCGTCTGTGCATGCACTGCGGGCACGTCGGCTGTTGCGACGATTCCAAGAACCGTCACGCCACCAAGCACTACCGCGCCACGCACCACCCCATCATGCGCTCGCTGGAGCCGGGCGAGACCTGGGGCTGGTGCTTCGTCGACGAGGTGGGCTTCGATCCGCTGCTCGAATAG
- a CDS encoding glycine betaine ABC transporter substrate-binding protein produces the protein MLFDARVSAGDERDHLRVASKAFTESVILGEIAAQLGSAAGTPTQHRRALGGSRLCWDALLGGEIDLYPEYTGTLTQELVRDLGPAGADAAALRAALRGRGIGVIGPLGFDNTYAIGMRAVVADARGIRSLSDLRSHPDLRFGFSNEFMNRRDGWPGLAARYALPQTTVQGLDHDLAYRGLRDGRLDATDLYRTDAEIRRYDLRVLADDRGFFPRYDAVLVYRLDAEARWPAAFATLRHLQGAIDAPAMIAMNAQVKLDKIAEGTVAAAFVSAHAGSFGAATVSAAATTGTRARRIWQHTREHLLLVAVSLLAAIAVALPMGILAARRPRLGQLLLAAVGVVQTIPSLALLVFMIPLLGIGALPATAALFLYSLLPIVRNTHAGLRAIAPSVRDAAAALGLPPLAILWQIELPLATGTILAGIKSAAVINVGTATLGALIGAGGLGQPIFTGIRLDDLPLILEGAVPASVLALAVQGVFDLMDRAAVPRGLRQ, from the coding sequence GTGCTGTTCGACGCGCGGGTCTCGGCCGGCGACGAACGCGATCACTTGCGCGTCGCTTCGAAGGCCTTCACGGAATCGGTCATCCTGGGCGAGATCGCCGCGCAGCTCGGCAGCGCTGCTGGTACGCCAACGCAACACCGGCGCGCGCTCGGCGGCTCGAGGCTGTGCTGGGACGCGCTTTTGGGCGGCGAGATTGATCTTTACCCGGAGTACACCGGCACCCTGACGCAGGAACTGGTGCGCGACCTCGGTCCGGCGGGCGCCGATGCGGCCGCTTTGCGCGCGGCCCTGCGTGGGCGCGGGATCGGCGTCATCGGGCCGCTGGGGTTCGACAACACCTATGCCATCGGCATGCGCGCCGTCGTGGCCGACGCGCGCGGGATTCGCTCGCTGTCGGATCTCCGCAGCCACCCCGACTTGCGTTTCGGCTTCAGCAACGAGTTCATGAACCGCCGCGACGGCTGGCCGGGCTTGGCCGCACGTTACGCTTTACCGCAGACGACGGTGCAAGGATTGGATCACGACCTGGCCTACCGCGGCCTGCGCGACGGCCGGCTGGACGCCACCGACCTTTATCGAACCGACGCGGAGATCCGCCGCTATGACCTGCGGGTGCTGGCCGACGATCGCGGATTTTTCCCGCGCTATGACGCCGTGCTGGTCTATCGCCTCGACGCCGAGGCGCGCTGGCCGGCGGCGTTCGCGACCCTGCGCCACCTGCAAGGCGCCATCGACGCGCCGGCGATGATCGCCATGAACGCGCAAGTGAAGCTGGACAAGATCGCCGAGGGCACCGTCGCCGCCGCTTTCGTCAGCGCGCACGCCGGCTCATTCGGCGCCGCGACGGTATCCGCCGCCGCGACCACTGGCACGCGCGCCCGGCGCATCTGGCAGCACACGCGCGAGCATCTGTTGCTGGTGGCGGTGTCATTGCTGGCGGCGATCGCGGTGGCGTTGCCCATGGGCATCCTGGCGGCGCGCCGCCCGCGCCTGGGACAGCTGCTGCTGGCGGCGGTGGGCGTGGTGCAGACCATCCCGTCGCTGGCGCTGCTGGTTTTCATGATTCCTCTGCTGGGCATTGGCGCGCTGCCGGCGACAGCGGCGCTGTTTCTTTACAGTTTGCTGCCCATCGTCCGCAACACGCACGCCGGCTTGCGCGCCATCGCTCCGTCGGTGCGCGACGCCGCTGCGGCGCTGGGTCTGCCGCCGCTGGCCATCCTCTGGCAGATCGAGCTGCCGCTGGCCACGGGTACGATATTGGCCGGGATCAAGAGCGCCGCAGTGATCAACGTCGGCACCGCCACCCTGGGCGCGCTGATCGGTGCCGGGGGATTGGGCCAGCCGATCTTCACCGGCATTCGCCTGGATGATCTTCCCCTGATCTTGGAAGGCGCGGTGCCGGCGTCGGTGTTGGCGCTGGCCGTGCAGGGCGTCTTCGACCTGATGGATCGGGCGGCGGTCCCGCGCGGCTTGCGACAATAA
- a CDS encoding response regulator → MANKAPILVVDDDDAILEAMRDFLELEGFAVRGAKNGREALRLIHDGLRPALILLDLMMPIMTGWEFAQEVAADPALRGLPICVMTATGPTKPIAGAVVAVIPKPLPLDRLLDVIRRHA, encoded by the coding sequence ATGGCGAACAAGGCGCCGATCCTGGTCGTCGACGACGACGACGCCATTTTGGAGGCCATGCGGGATTTTTTGGAGCTGGAGGGCTTTGCGGTGCGGGGGGCGAAGAACGGCCGCGAGGCGCTGCGCTTGATTCACGATGGGCTGCGGCCGGCGCTGATCCTTCTCGACCTGATGATGCCGATCATGACCGGCTGGGAGTTCGCCCAAGAGGTAGCGGCCGATCCGGCGCTGCGCGGCTTGCCCATCTGTGTGATGACCGCGACCGGGCCCACCAAGCCCATCGCGGGCGCGGTGGTGGCCGTGATCCCCAAGCCGCTGCCGCTCGACCGGCTGTTGGACGTCATTCGTCGCCACGCCTGA
- a CDS encoding FAD-dependent oxidoreductase → MADDIYLGRREQMFPVLSAEQIKRICHLGQRRKVKAGDLLFEVGDAQTAFYVVVDGAIEIVRPMDGHEEPVTVHRAGEFTGEINMLSGRRALVRGRVIEDGELVILDREHLRTLVQRDSDISEILMRAFILRRLGLLAQGGGDLILIGSNHSRATLELREFLTRNGQPFTYQDVDTDPSVQALLDRFEVGVNEVPVVVCRERGVLRNPSIEKLAAELGLSLSLQTDKIRDLIVVGAGPAGLAAALYAASEGLDVVVLEGTAPGGQAGTSSRIENYLGFPTGISGQALAGRALNQAEKFGAEVAIGRRAVRLNCDTRPYKIFLENDEVVRTRAIVIATGARYRKPDLPDLMRFEGAGIYYSATHLEAQLCQKEPVAIVGGANSAGQAAVFLSQIASNVDVLVRGPGLADSMSRYLIQRINDGENVRLRTRTQIEALEGKEWLERVRIRHLDSGERNTLALRHIFMMTGAEPYTAWLQGCVLLDDRGFVKTGADLRPDDLAGARWPLPRPPLLMETSIPGVFAVGDARAGSVKRVASAVGEGSICIQLVHRALQEL, encoded by the coding sequence ATGGCCGACGACATCTATCTGGGGCGGCGCGAGCAGATGTTCCCGGTGCTCAGCGCCGAGCAAATCAAACGCATCTGTCACCTGGGACAGCGGCGCAAGGTCAAGGCCGGCGACCTGCTGTTCGAGGTGGGCGACGCGCAGACGGCGTTCTACGTGGTCGTGGACGGGGCGATCGAGATTGTCCGCCCGATGGACGGCCACGAAGAACCGGTGACCGTTCACCGCGCCGGCGAGTTCACCGGCGAGATCAACATGCTGTCCGGCCGCCGAGCGCTGGTACGCGGGCGGGTCATCGAAGACGGCGAGCTGGTGATTCTGGACCGCGAGCACCTGCGCACACTGGTCCAGCGCGACAGCGACATCAGCGAGATCCTCATGCGCGCCTTCATCCTGCGGCGCCTGGGCTTGCTGGCCCAGGGCGGCGGCGATCTGATCTTGATCGGCTCGAATCATTCGCGCGCGACGCTGGAACTGCGCGAATTTCTCACCCGCAACGGCCAGCCGTTCACCTACCAGGACGTCGATACCGATCCCTCGGTGCAGGCTTTGCTGGATCGCTTCGAGGTGGGCGTCAACGAGGTGCCGGTGGTGGTGTGCCGGGAACGCGGCGTGCTTCGCAACCCATCCATCGAAAAGCTGGCGGCCGAACTGGGCCTGAGCCTGTCGCTGCAAACCGACAAGATCCGCGACCTGATCGTGGTCGGCGCTGGTCCCGCCGGCCTGGCCGCCGCGCTGTACGCCGCCTCCGAAGGTCTGGACGTGGTGGTGCTGGAAGGCACCGCGCCCGGCGGACAGGCGGGCACCAGCTCGCGCATCGAAAATTATCTCGGCTTTCCCACCGGCATTTCAGGGCAAGCGCTGGCCGGCCGGGCGCTGAACCAGGCGGAAAAATTCGGCGCCGAGGTGGCGATCGGCCGCCGCGCCGTGCGCCTCAACTGCGACACCCGCCCCTACAAGATTTTCCTGGAAAACGACGAGGTGGTTCGCACCCGGGCCATCGTCATCGCCACCGGTGCCCGTTATCGCAAGCCCGACCTTCCCGATCTGATGCGCTTTGAAGGCGCTGGCATCTATTACAGCGCCACCCATCTGGAAGCGCAGCTTTGCCAGAAGGAACCGGTGGCCATCGTCGGCGGGGCCAACTCGGCCGGGCAGGCGGCGGTCTTTCTTTCCCAGATCGCCTCGAACGTCGACGTGCTGGTGCGCGGGCCGGGCCTGGCCGACAGCATGTCGCGCTATCTCATCCAGCGCATCAACGACGGCGAAAACGTCCGCCTGCGCACGCGCACGCAGATCGAAGCGCTGGAGGGCAAGGAATGGCTAGAGCGCGTGCGCATCCGCCACCTGGATTCCGGCGAGCGCAACACGCTGGCCTTGCGCCACATCTTCATGATGACCGGCGCCGAACCGTACACCGCCTGGCTGCAGGGGTGCGTCTTGCTGGACGATCGCGGCTTCGTGAAGACCGGCGCCGACCTGCGCCCCGACGATCTGGCCGGCGCCCGCTGGCCGCTGCCGCGTCCGCCGCTCCTGATGGAGACCAGCATCCCCGGCGTCTTCGCCGTCGGCGACGCCCGTGCGGGCAGCGTCAAGCGAGTGGCGTCGGCGGTGGGTGAAGGATCGATCTGCATTCAGCTTGTGCACCGCGCGCTGCAAGAGCTGTGA
- a CDS encoding ATP-binding protein, whose amino-acid sequence MPAHEHVVQFYDRDAFLIETVTTYVVGGLRAAQPVLVVMTPPHREALIARLAVMGVDAGVHVESGELMLLDAEQMLAKFMVEGAPDRARFSASVAVAVKAAVARGPSGHMRAYGEMVDCLWRAGNASAAIALEGLWNELGAQCSFSLLCGYGMDNFRDQPDGGGFEAVCHAHSRTVPTEAYLGLDSDDRRMREVSVLQQRARALENEVGRRLATERELREAVNARDEFLNAAGHELRTPLTVLRLQLASMLSRQGDGGDPRTEARLSLMVSQIERLARMAERLVDVAQLGEQVTLHRRAVDLAVLVQNGLAAQEKAASGADCLVTVKGDAAVMGRWDPDRLEQVIEELLANAFKFGRGEPVEVTVQGRAEHAELVIQDGGIGVAAGDRERIFDRGVRPASIEKFGGLGLGLWIVRRIVEAHGGTITADSSAGRGATVVLRLPYDPAP is encoded by the coding sequence TTGCCGGCACATGAACACGTGGTCCAGTTTTACGACCGGGACGCGTTCCTCATCGAGACGGTGACGACGTACGTCGTGGGCGGCCTGCGCGCGGCGCAGCCGGTGCTCGTGGTGATGACGCCGCCACACCGGGAGGCGTTGATCGCGCGCCTGGCGGTGATGGGCGTGGACGCCGGTGTCCACGTCGAAAGCGGAGAGCTGATGCTGCTGGACGCCGAGCAGATGCTGGCAAAATTCATGGTCGAAGGCGCGCCGGATCGGGCGCGGTTCTCTGCTTCAGTGGCCGTCGCAGTGAAGGCGGCGGTGGCACGCGGCCCGAGCGGTCATATGCGCGCCTACGGCGAGATGGTGGACTGCTTGTGGCGCGCCGGCAATGCGTCGGCGGCCATCGCCCTTGAAGGCCTGTGGAACGAGCTTGGCGCGCAGTGTTCGTTCTCGCTGTTGTGCGGATACGGGATGGACAACTTTCGCGATCAACCCGACGGTGGTGGCTTCGAGGCGGTGTGCCACGCTCATTCGCGGACAGTGCCGACGGAGGCGTATCTGGGCCTGGACAGCGACGACCGCCGCATGCGCGAAGTGTCCGTGCTACAGCAACGCGCGCGGGCCTTGGAAAACGAAGTGGGTCGGCGCCTGGCGACGGAACGAGAGCTGCGCGAGGCGGTGAACGCCCGCGACGAGTTCCTGAACGCCGCCGGCCACGAACTGCGGACGCCGCTCACTGTGCTGCGGCTGCAACTGGCTTCGATGCTGTCCCGGCAGGGCGATGGTGGCGATCCGCGCACGGAGGCCCGACTGTCGTTGATGGTCTCGCAGATCGAACGGCTGGCGCGTATGGCGGAACGGCTGGTGGACGTCGCGCAGCTCGGGGAGCAAGTGACCTTGCACCGGCGGGCCGTCGATCTGGCGGTGCTGGTTCAAAATGGATTGGCCGCCCAGGAAAAGGCCGCCAGCGGTGCCGACTGCTTGGTGACGGTGAAGGGAGACGCCGCGGTGATGGGCCGCTGGGATCCCGACCGCCTGGAGCAAGTGATCGAAGAGCTGCTGGCCAACGCCTTCAAGTTCGGCCGCGGCGAACCGGTCGAGGTGACGGTGCAGGGCCGCGCGGAACACGCCGAGCTCGTCATCCAAGACGGCGGAATCGGCGTCGCGGCCGGCGATCGGGAGCGAATTTTTGATCGCGGCGTGCGTCCAGCATCGATCGAAAAATTCGGCGGCCTGGGCCTGGGCTTGTGGATCGTCCGTCGCATCGTCGAAGCCCACGGCGGCACCATCACCGCCGACAGCAGCGCCGGTCGGGGAGCCACGGTCGTCTTGCGTTTGCCTTACGACCCGGCTCCCTGA
- a CDS encoding RICIN domain-containing protein — translation MIKGKLAIPATFLALWSTTGCNETAATDTSDTQGEATAAQNGMPDINGLSAYNGLNSHNGLNVFNGLNSFNGLNSFNGLMSTFDGRLTTSYLVKCALPAGRTITKQDQYNVWYTYPGAIGMGPGWESGTCDANCQQGISACMMAHVNTAGVHIPLWLDSPATSVGWGQSADYPNEEGTYFGNIFTPNSSTGKNDAFYCNNPGWTKSVVPGRLGAYQPNAPYTNPFGQDAMCAGHCAAAPSPHQNDGWASCKGYNTPVTVWRQNAPTFTNGQAYMICNNWSGKCLDVDNTWGGMYDGANVQQWTYGYTNNQRWYINATSGGYFKICNKNSGKCLDVDSGGDPVNGGMNDGANVHQWTYAGTDNQQFSISPVGGGNYAVVEKRSSKALDIQDWNWNNGGNIQQWYYWGQANQTWTISAAY, via the coding sequence ATGATAAAAGGCAAACTGGCGATTCCGGCGACTTTCTTGGCTCTGTGGTCCACCACGGGCTGCAACGAAACGGCGGCAACAGACACCAGCGATACCCAGGGCGAGGCGACGGCCGCCCAGAACGGCATGCCTGACATCAACGGATTGTCGGCTTACAACGGCCTCAATTCGCACAACGGGCTGAACGTTTTCAACGGCCTCAACTCGTTCAACGGCCTCAACTCGTTCAACGGTTTGATGAGCACGTTCGACGGCCGCCTCACCACGTCGTACCTGGTCAAGTGCGCGCTGCCTGCCGGCCGCACCATCACCAAACAAGATCAATACAACGTCTGGTACACCTACCCGGGCGCCATCGGTATGGGCCCCGGCTGGGAGAGCGGCACCTGCGACGCCAACTGCCAGCAGGGCATCTCGGCCTGCATGATGGCCCACGTGAACACCGCCGGCGTGCACATCCCGCTGTGGCTCGACTCGCCCGCCACCTCCGTCGGCTGGGGTCAGAGCGCTGATTATCCCAACGAAGAGGGCACCTACTTCGGCAACATCTTCACGCCCAACTCCAGCACCGGAAAGAACGACGCCTTCTACTGCAACAATCCCGGCTGGACAAAGTCGGTGGTCCCCGGCCGCCTGGGCGCGTACCAGCCGAACGCGCCGTACACCAACCCCTTCGGTCAAGACGCGATGTGCGCCGGTCACTGCGCCGCCGCTCCTTCGCCGCACCAGAACGACGGTTGGGCTTCCTGCAAGGGTTACAACACCCCCGTCACCGTCTGGCGCCAGAACGCCCCCACCTTCACCAATGGCCAAGCCTACATGATCTGCAACAACTGGAGCGGCAAGTGCCTAGACGTCGACAACACCTGGGGCGGCATGTACGACGGTGCCAACGTCCAGCAGTGGACGTACGGCTACACCAATAACCAGCGTTGGTACATCAACGCCACCAGCGGTGGCTACTTCAAGATTTGCAACAAGAACAGCGGCAAGTGCCTGGACGTCGACAGCGGCGGCGACCCGGTCAACGGCGGGATGAACGACGGTGCCAACGTCCACCAGTGGACCTACGCCGGCACCGACAACCAGCAGTTCTCCATCTCGCCGGTCGGCGGCGGCAACTACGCGGTCGTCGAGAAGAGGAGCAGCAAGGCCCTGGACATCCAGGACTGGAACTGGAACAACGGCGGCAACATCCAGCAGTGGTACTACTGGGGCCAGGCCAACCAGACCTGGACCATCAGCGCGGCCTACTAA
- a CDS encoding ATP-binding cassette domain-containing protein, producing MNDDNPAPPALAFTDVSKSFGTVRALHPLSLEVARGETLALIGPSGCGKTTILRLALGLDRPDSGAVFIGGARIGDDNVRALRQRIGYVVQEGGLFPHLTAAANISLMARHLGWAPARIAARQDELTALTRFPVDALGRYPSQLSGGQRQRVGLMRALMLDPTLLLLDEPLGALDPLVRAELQDDLGRVFKQLHKTVVLVTHDLAEAALLADTVALMRDGRVVQKGPGVELWRAPADPFVRAFVAAQRRAAFDDPERPA from the coding sequence GTGAACGACGACAACCCCGCTCCGCCCGCGCTGGCGTTCACCGACGTGTCGAAGAGCTTCGGCACCGTGCGCGCGCTGCACCCGCTCAGCCTGGAAGTGGCGCGCGGCGAGACGCTGGCGCTGATCGGACCCAGCGGCTGCGGCAAGACCACCATCTTGCGGCTGGCTCTGGGCCTTGATCGGCCGGACAGCGGCGCGGTGTTCATCGGCGGCGCGCGGATCGGTGACGACAACGTGCGCGCGCTTCGCCAGCGCATCGGGTACGTTGTGCAGGAAGGCGGTCTGTTTCCGCACCTGACGGCGGCGGCGAATATCAGCTTGATGGCGCGCCACCTCGGTTGGGCGCCGGCGCGCATCGCCGCGCGCCAGGACGAGCTGACGGCGCTGACTCGCTTTCCCGTCGATGCGCTCGGGCGCTACCCGTCCCAGCTTTCGGGCGGGCAGCGCCAGCGCGTGGGGTTGATGCGGGCGCTGATGCTGGATCCGACGTTGCTCTTGCTGGACGAACCGTTGGGCGCGCTGGATCCGCTGGTGCGCGCCGAGCTGCAAGACGATCTGGGACGCGTGTTCAAGCAACTGCACAAGACGGTGGTGCTGGTGACGCACGATCTGGCCGAGGCGGCGCTGCTGGCCGACACGGTGGCGTTGATGCGCGACGGGCGCGTGGTGCAAAAAGGCCCAGGCGTCGAGCTGTGGCGCGCGCCGGCCGATCCGTTCGTGCGCGCCTTCGTGGCCGCGCAGCGCCGGGCCGCCTTCGACGATCCGGAGCGGCCGGCGTGA